The genomic segment GCGCGTATAGCATTTATTTTCCAAATGTCTTGGGATGTGTGAGTTATGGAAAAAATTTTCAGGAAGCGCAAGCAATGGCACAAGAAGCGCTTGAATTACATATATACGGTCTTGAAAAAGATGGAGACGAATTACCGGTTGAAAATTTTTCCGACATACAAGTAGAAGCAGGCGATATAGTGTGTGCCATTACTATTTACCCTGATGTTGTTAAGAAACAAATGGATAATCGGCGGGTCAGAACAAATTGCACTATACCATATCATTTAAAACGGAAAGCGGAAGCACAAGGGATAAACTTTTCGCAGGTGCTTGAAACAGCTTTAGAAGAATTGTGCAGTTGAGAAATTCCGGCATTACGGCATATATGAAGAACTCGGCTCCGCGGCAAGAGATTCGCCGGTATACGGTTGTTCCGCCATCATCAGGTTATCAGTCCATAGTTCGCATTGGGTCATAACGGTTTGTACGGCATCTTCCATGCCTTCCGGCGGGTACTTATGTTTTTTTAAGAGTTTTTTGATAAGCATCCGCATGTGCGCCCGTGCACTTTCCCGCAGCTGCCAATCGATGTTTTTATTCTTCCGCAGCGCTTCGGTCAGTTCTTTGGTAATGGCGATCAGTTCGTCGTTTTCGTAAAAGTCTTTAATTGCTCCCGGCTTGGTAAGCGCATCATAAAAAGCGGATTCTTCGGCGTTCAAGCCCAGCTGCTTGCCTTCCTGTTCGGCAGCGGTAATCTGACGGGCAAGTTTGAGCATTTCGGCAATAACTTCTTCATTGGTCAGCATTCCGTTCAAGTATGCATTCACGGTTTGCTGCAGCATCTTACTGAATTTTTCGGATTTTACAAAATTGCGTCCCTTATAGATAGCAACCTGTTCGGCAAGCAGCCGTTTTAGCAACTCTACGGCAAGGTTACGCTCCTTCATATTCGCAATATCTTCCAAAAAGCCCGGAGAAAAGAGGGAAAATGCCTGTGAGATGTCCGAAAAAAGGTTAACCACACCGCTGCTTTTAATGCTCTGCGTTAAAAGCTCGTTGATGCGGCAGTTTAGTTCGGGCAGCGAAAGACGGCGGCCACCTCCGGTATAGCTTAATCTTACTAAAAAGACACGCACCGCTTCAAAAAAGGCTGATTCAAAGCGTAATGATTCGGCAATAGTAGAAGAGCAGAGAGAAAGCGCTTGACGGAGCAAAAATGATTCTTTCATAAAAGCTTCTTTTGCCTTTTCTTTTCCGCGTGCCATAAGAAAGTTCACTGCACCGCTTATTGTCTTTGCCCGTTCAAGATCGCTGCCCGTCTTAAATTTTTCATAGTCATACCCGTGTAAGAGATCACGGCAAATAGAAAGTTTTTCAAGGAAGGTCGGCCGGGCAGCAGAGAGAATATCGGTGTCGCCGTAATTCTTTTTGTCGCGGTTCGTATAGTCGTTCATTGCCTGCTTGAGTGCTCGCATAATCCCGATGTAATCGACTACCAGTCCTCCTTCTTTGTCCTGAAACACACGGTTGACACGGGCAATTGCCTGCATCAGATTATGCCCTGCCATAGGCTTGTACACATACATGGTTGCAAGGGACGGTATGTCAAAACCGGTCAGCCACATATCGACGACAATCGCAATCTTGAGCGGGCTTGTATTATCCTTGAATTTTGTTGCAAGTGCATCGCGCCGGCGCTTATTTCCGATAATACTCCGCCATGATTCATCGTCGTCATTAGTAGAAGTCATTACAACGGCCACGGTTTCAGTCCATATCGGGCGCAGCTCCAGCATTTTACGATAAATCTTCATCGCAATAGAACGGGAGTACGCGACGACCATCGCTTTACCGGTAAGAAGACAGGCTCGGTTGCCTTCGTAGTGTTCGATAATATCGCGCACGAGCGAGTCGATAGCCTCATCGCTTCCGAGCAATGCTTCCATCCTAGCAAGTTCGTGCTTGCTTTTTTCGATCACATATTCATCAGTCCGCTGTGCAGCCGCATCATATTCCGCATCGATGAGCTGTAAGGTTTCTTGATCGAGCTTGAGCTTAATCACTCGGCTTTCGTAATACACCGGGCGTGTTGCACCGTCTTCAACAGCCTGCGTCATATCGTAAATATCGATATAGTCGCCGAATACTTCGCGGGTACTGCGGTCGGCAGCGGAGATCGGCGTACCGGTAAAGCCGATGTAGCTTGCATTGGGAAGACTGTTGCGGATGATACGCGCCGTGCCGATAACCCGCTTAGCAATAGCTTCCCCTGCTTCGTTTTTTGTCATTTTGATCTTTTCGCTCAGACCGTATTGGCTGCGGTGCGCTTCATCTGCCATTACAATGATATTTCGGCGTTCCGAGAGCGGTTCGGCAGATTCTTCAAACTTTTGCATCGTGGTAAAAAAGATGCCGTTAGCCTGCCTCCCTGCAAGCAGCCGTTTTAAGTCCTGCCTGCTTGTTGCCTGTACCGGTTCCTGCCGCAAAAAAGCTTTACATTTCGCAAACTGACCATAGAGCTGATTATCAAGATCGTTCCGATCCGTAATTACTACAATGGTTGGGCTTTGCAATACCTGCTGCAGCAAGTGAGCATAAAAGACCATCGAGAGGGACTTTCCACTGCCCTGCGTATGCCAAAACACCCCGGCTTTCCCATCCGTTTTGACCGCCTTTTGCGTCGAAATAATCGCTTTCCGCACGGCAAAATACTGATGGTAGCCCGCAAGGATTTTAAAGACATCCAATCCTTCATGAGAAAAGCAGATAAAATTTTTGATGATGTCCAAAAGCCGTTCTTTTTTAAACATCCCTTCAAAAAACGTGTCGAATTGCGCATATTGGGTATTTTCGTAGCTACCGTCCTTTGTTTTCCACTCCATAAAGCGGTCTTCCCCTGATGTTATCGTGCCTGCTTTTGAGGTGAATTGATCACTCATTACGCAGATCGCATTATAGATAAACAAAGAAGGAATTTCCGCCATATAGTTGCGGATTTGCCGGTATGCTTCGGAAGCGTCGGTTTCTTCGCGGGATGGAGACTTTAGTTCTATCAGTACAACGGGTAAGCCGTTCAAAAAAAGGAGCATATCCGGACGTTTGGTGCTGTTTTCGATATATGTCCATTGATTGGCAATGATAAAAGAATTGAGAGAAGGATTTTTATAGTCGGCAAGATATACG from the Treponema vincentii F0403 genome contains:
- a CDS encoding type II toxin-antitoxin system HicB family antitoxin, with protein sequence MRKMTYLAVFEPVGNGAYSIYFPNVLGCVSYGKNFQEAQAMAQEALELHIYGLEKDGDELPVENFSDIQVEAGDIVCAITIYPDVVKKQMDNRRVRTNCTIPYHLKRKAEAQGINFSQVLETALEELCS
- a CDS encoding type I restriction endonuclease subunit R, which gives rise to MGGYTETDYEHSLIELFTETLGYEHVYGPDIERDFHSPLYHTVLEDALYRLNAGLPREAIQEALSALQRFENAELLQKNELFMDYLQNGINVRYFDNGKQQSTIVYLADYKNPSLNSFIIANQWTYIENSTKRPDMLLFLNGLPVVLIELKSPSREETDASEAYRQIRNYMAEIPSLFIYNAICVMSDQFTSKAGTITSGEDRFMEWKTKDGSYENTQYAQFDTFFEGMFKKERLLDIIKNFICFSHEGLDVFKILAGYHQYFAVRKAIISTQKAVKTDGKAGVFWHTQGSGKSLSMVFYAHLLQQVLQSPTIVVITDRNDLDNQLYGQFAKCKAFLRQEPVQATSRQDLKRLLAGRQANGIFFTTMQKFEESAEPLSERRNIIVMADEAHRSQYGLSEKIKMTKNEAGEAIAKRVIGTARIIRNSLPNASYIGFTGTPISAADRSTREVFGDYIDIYDMTQAVEDGATRPVYYESRVIKLKLDQETLQLIDAEYDAAAQRTDEYVIEKSKHELARMEALLGSDEAIDSLVRDIIEHYEGNRACLLTGKAMVVAYSRSIAMKIYRKMLELRPIWTETVAVVMTSTNDDDESWRSIIGNKRRRDALATKFKDNTSPLKIAIVVDMWLTGFDIPSLATMYVYKPMAGHNLMQAIARVNRVFQDKEGGLVVDYIGIMRALKQAMNDYTNRDKKNYGDTDILSAARPTFLEKLSICRDLLHGYDYEKFKTGSDLERAKTISGAVNFLMARGKEKAKEAFMKESFLLRQALSLCSSTIAESLRFESAFFEAVRVFLVRLSYTGGGRRLSLPELNCRINELLTQSIKSSGVVNLFSDISQAFSLFSPGFLEDIANMKERNLAVELLKRLLAEQVAIYKGRNFVKSEKFSKMLQQTVNAYLNGMLTNEEVIAEMLKLARQITAAEQEGKQLGLNAEESAFYDALTKPGAIKDFYENDELIAITKELTEALRKNKNIDWQLRESARAHMRMLIKKLLKKHKYPPEGMEDAVQTVMTQCELWTDNLMMAEQPYTGESLAAEPSSSYMP